One window of the Rhizorhabdus dicambivorans genome contains the following:
- the ruvX gene encoding Holliday junction resolvase RuvX: protein MICTSTLDYRDALPDRGRLAGLDVGTKTIGIALCDAGWTIASPAETIQRGKFSVDAAKLRALVAAQAVKGLVIGLPLNLDGSDSPRTQSVRAFARNVEGFGLPILLWDERWSTQAVTRTLLDADASRARRAELVDKLAAAYILQGAIDAMI, encoded by the coding sequence GTGATCTGCACCTCGACCCTCGATTATCGCGACGCGCTGCCGGATCGGGGGCGGCTGGCGGGGCTCGACGTGGGCACCAAGACGATCGGAATCGCGTTGTGCGACGCGGGCTGGACCATCGCCAGCCCGGCCGAAACGATCCAGCGCGGCAAGTTCAGCGTCGACGCGGCGAAATTGCGCGCGCTGGTGGCGGCGCAGGCGGTGAAGGGTCTGGTGATCGGCCTGCCGCTGAACCTCGACGGCAGCGATTCTCCACGCACCCAGTCGGTCCGCGCTTTCGCCCGCAACGTCGAGGGCTTCGGCCTGCCGATCCTGCTGTGGGACGAACGCTGGTCGACCCAGGCCGTGACCCGCACCCTGCTCGACGCGGATGCGAGCCGGGCGCGGCGAGCCGAACTGGTCGACAAGCTGGCGGCGGCCTACATATTGCAGGGCGCGATCGACGCGATGATCTGA
- a CDS encoding DUF3089 domain-containing protein: MLARRFLYIIAGLIVLTLAAGIGWNLFQDQLVRLAFVPSVRFDPNGAGPPPDYGRPGSWLSRPDLPDDPARWLPAGEKPSAAKREIAVFYVPPTTYYGRASWNTALDDAESRKWLRVFGWSEASAFNRTGAVWAPRYRSAALGAFLSQGSDAPKALDLAYGDVARAFDAFLAQIPASRPILLAGHSQGTLHLMRLMQEKIAGKPLAQRIVASYLVGWPISTTADIPALGLPACGDPRQANCILSWQSFAEPAEPRTIREIYDASAGLTGAPRRGTPMLCVNPLTGAPATAALPAANLGALMPTSDFMGAELKPGVIAARCDPSGLLMIGRPPRGFDRFVMPGNNYHVFDYALFWGNIRADAEARAKAFLNK; this comes from the coding sequence TTGCTCGCTCGCCGTTTCCTCTACATCATCGCGGGGTTGATCGTGCTGACATTGGCCGCCGGGATCGGCTGGAACCTGTTCCAGGACCAGTTGGTCCGCCTCGCCTTCGTTCCCAGCGTGCGCTTCGATCCGAACGGTGCCGGGCCGCCGCCCGACTATGGCCGGCCGGGTTCCTGGCTGTCGCGGCCCGACCTGCCCGACGATCCCGCCCGCTGGCTTCCGGCCGGTGAAAAACCGTCGGCGGCAAAGCGCGAGATCGCAGTGTTCTACGTTCCGCCGACCACCTATTATGGCAGGGCGAGCTGGAACACCGCGCTGGACGATGCCGAATCGCGCAAATGGCTGCGCGTTTTCGGATGGAGCGAGGCCAGCGCGTTCAACCGGACGGGGGCCGTCTGGGCGCCGCGCTACCGCTCGGCGGCGCTCGGCGCCTTCCTGAGCCAGGGGTCCGATGCGCCCAAGGCGCTCGATCTGGCCTATGGCGACGTGGCGCGCGCATTCGACGCCTTCCTGGCGCAGATCCCCGCCTCGCGCCCGATCCTGCTTGCGGGGCATAGCCAGGGCACGCTCCACCTGATGCGGCTGATGCAGGAAAAGATCGCGGGCAAGCCGCTCGCCCAGCGGATCGTGGCGTCCTATCTGGTCGGCTGGCCGATCTCCACGACCGCCGACATTCCCGCGCTCGGCCTGCCAGCCTGCGGCGATCCGCGCCAGGCGAACTGCATCCTGTCCTGGCAGAGCTTCGCCGAGCCGGCCGAGCCGAGGACGATCCGCGAGATATATGACGCCTCCGCGGGTCTCACCGGCGCTCCCCGGCGCGGTACACCGATGCTGTGCGTCAACCCGCTGACCGGCGCGCCGGCCACGGCCGCGCTACCTGCGGCGAACCTGGGCGCGCTGATGCCGACATCCGATTTCATGGGCGCCGAACTGAAGCCGGGCGTCATCGCGGCGCGCTGCGACCCTTCGGGACTGCTGATGATCGGCAGGCCGCCCAGGGGCTTCGACCGCTTCGTCATGCCCGGCAACAATTACCATGTCTTCGACTATGCGCTGTTCTGGGGCAATATCCGCGCCGATGCCGAAGCGCGCGCAAAGGCCTTCCTGAACAAGTGA
- the gatC gene encoding Asp-tRNA(Asn)/Glu-tRNA(Gln) amidotransferase subunit GatC, which yields MSVDAATVRKIASLARIAVTDGDVDAMVPELNNILGWIEQLGEVNTDGVAPLAAVIPNHQRLRADVVTDGNIRDKVIANAPQAEHGFFAVPKVIE from the coding sequence ATGTCAGTCGATGCCGCAACCGTCCGCAAGATCGCGAGCCTCGCCCGCATTGCCGTCACCGACGGCGATGTCGATGCGATGGTTCCCGAACTCAACAACATCCTGGGCTGGATCGAGCAGCTCGGCGAGGTGAACACCGATGGTGTCGCCCCGCTGGCCGCCGTCATCCCGAACCATCAGCGCCTGCGCGCGGACGTCGTCACCGACGGCAATATCCGCGACAAGGTGATCGCCAACGCGCCCCAGGCCGAACATGGCTTCTTCGCCGTTCCCAAGGTGATCGAATAA
- the gatA gene encoding Asp-tRNA(Asn)/Glu-tRNA(Gln) amidotransferase subunit GatA, producing the protein MADITELGIAGLRDGFRAGDFTAREAAEAFNAAVAGAKALNAFIIETPDHALAAADAADKARASGDLQPLSGVPLGIKDLFCTEGYQTTAASNMLAGFKPTYESTVTTKLFAAGAGMLGKLNLDQFAMGSSNETSAFGNVISPWRANDGSNAPLAPGGSSGGSSSAIAARIVPAATGTDTGGSIRQPAAFTGIAGIKPTYGRCSRFGIVAFASSLDQAGAMAQDVRDCAIMLEAMSGFDPKDSTSLDVAVPQWEAGLSADLKGKKVGIPKEYRVDNMPAEIDALWKQGIEWLRDAGAEIVDVSLPHTRYALPTYYIIAPAEASSNLARYDGVRYGLRELPDGANLQEMYAATRAAGFGPEVKRRILIGTYVLSAGFYDAYYTKAQKVRALIARDFEEAFQKVDVLLTPTAPSAAFALGEKSADPLEMYLNDVFTVPASLAGVPAMSVPAGLDAKGLPLGLQIIGRPLDEQGVLNAGLAIEQRAGFNARPQNWWAK; encoded by the coding sequence ATGGCTGACATCACCGAGCTGGGCATCGCGGGCCTGCGCGACGGCTTCCGCGCCGGCGACTTCACCGCGCGTGAGGCGGCCGAGGCATTCAACGCCGCCGTCGCGGGTGCCAAGGCGCTCAACGCCTTCATCATCGAGACGCCGGACCACGCGCTCGCCGCCGCCGATGCGGCCGACAAGGCCCGCGCATCGGGCGATCTGCAGCCGCTCTCCGGCGTGCCGCTGGGCATCAAGGACCTGTTCTGCACCGAGGGCTACCAGACCACGGCGGCCAGCAACATGCTGGCCGGGTTCAAGCCGACCTATGAGTCGACCGTGACCACGAAGCTGTTCGCGGCCGGCGCCGGCATGCTCGGCAAGCTCAACCTCGACCAGTTCGCCATGGGTTCGTCTAACGAGACCAGCGCCTTCGGCAACGTCATCTCGCCGTGGCGCGCCAATGACGGCAGCAATGCCCCGCTGGCGCCGGGCGGCTCGTCGGGCGGTTCCTCCTCGGCGATCGCCGCGCGGATCGTGCCGGCGGCGACCGGCACCGATACCGGCGGCTCGATCCGCCAGCCCGCCGCCTTCACCGGCATCGCGGGCATCAAGCCCACCTATGGCCGCTGCTCGCGCTTCGGCATCGTCGCCTTCGCCTCCTCGCTGGATCAGGCCGGAGCGATGGCGCAGGACGTGCGCGACTGCGCGATCATGCTGGAGGCGATGTCGGGTTTCGACCCGAAGGATTCGACTTCGCTCGACGTCGCGGTGCCGCAGTGGGAAGCCGGGCTTTCGGCGGACCTCAAGGGCAAGAAGGTCGGCATCCCGAAGGAATATCGGGTCGACAATATGCCCGCCGAGATCGACGCGCTGTGGAAGCAGGGCATCGAATGGCTGCGCGATGCGGGCGCCGAGATTGTCGACGTATCGCTGCCGCACACCCGCTATGCGCTGCCGACCTATTATATCATCGCCCCGGCCGAGGCCTCATCGAACCTCGCCCGTTATGATGGCGTGCGCTATGGCCTGCGCGAACTTCCCGATGGCGCCAATCTCCAGGAGATGTATGCCGCCACCCGCGCCGCCGGTTTCGGGCCGGAGGTCAAGCGCCGGATCCTGATTGGCACCTATGTGCTCTCGGCGGGCTTCTACGACGCCTATTACACCAAGGCGCAGAAGGTCCGCGCGCTGATCGCCCGCGATTTCGAGGAGGCTTTCCAGAAGGTCGACGTGCTGCTGACGCCGACCGCGCCGTCCGCTGCCTTCGCGCTGGGCGAGAAGAGCGCCGATCCGCTGGAGATGTACCTCAACGACGTCTTCACCGTGCCGGCGAGCCTGGCCGGGGTCCCCGCCATGTCGGTGCCCGCGGGCCTCGACGCCAAGGGATTGCCGCTCGGCCTCCAGATCATCGGCCGCCCGCTCGACGAGCAGGGCGTCCTCAACGCGGGTCTTGCGATCGAGCAGCGCGCCGGCTTCAACGCCCGGCCGCAGAACTGGTGGGCGAAATGA
- the gatB gene encoding Asp-tRNA(Asn)/Glu-tRNA(Gln) amidotransferase subunit GatB, which produces MSSYRIQGATGEWEVVIGLEVHAQVVSNAKLFSGASAAFGAEPNQNVSLIDAAMPGMLPVPNEECIRQAVKTGMALGAEINRWSRFDRKNYFYADLPQGYQISQLYHPLVGEGAVEIDADEKAGIAEPKTIGIERLHVEQDAGKLMHDQHPTRSYVDLNRSGVALMEIVSKPDMRSPAEAGAYLRKLRSILRYVGSCDGNMEEGSMRADVNVSVRKVGEPFGTRTETKNVNSVRFVMAAIEGEANRQVDVLESGGTIVQETRLYDPDRNETRSMRSKEDAHDYRYFPDPDLLPLELSEEFVAQCQAEMPELPDAKRARYEGPLGLSAYNASVITADVETARWFEQLLDATGKTGPEIAKQASNWLISDLFGALNRLGKDIGESPVSPKQGAELLGLVADGTLSGTLSKQVFEIMLETGEDPAKIVEERGLKQTSDTGEIEKVIAGIIAANADKVEQYHGGKVQLFGFFVGQTMKAMGGKANPGVVNELLKKALG; this is translated from the coding sequence ATGAGCAGCTATCGTATCCAGGGCGCCACCGGCGAATGGGAGGTCGTGATCGGCCTTGAGGTTCATGCGCAGGTCGTTTCCAATGCCAAGCTCTTCTCGGGTGCCTCGGCCGCCTTCGGTGCCGAGCCGAACCAGAATGTCTCGCTGATCGACGCGGCGATGCCGGGCATGCTGCCCGTGCCGAACGAGGAGTGCATCCGCCAGGCGGTGAAGACCGGCATGGCGCTGGGTGCCGAGATCAACCGCTGGTCGCGCTTCGACCGGAAGAATTATTTCTACGCCGATCTGCCGCAGGGTTATCAGATATCGCAGCTCTATCACCCGCTGGTGGGCGAAGGCGCGGTTGAGATCGACGCCGACGAGAAGGCCGGCATCGCCGAGCCCAAGACGATCGGCATCGAACGGCTCCATGTCGAGCAGGACGCCGGCAAGCTGATGCATGATCAGCACCCGACCCGCTCCTATGTCGATCTCAACCGTTCGGGCGTCGCGCTGATGGAGATCGTCTCGAAGCCTGACATGCGTTCTCCCGCCGAAGCAGGGGCTTATCTTCGTAAGCTGCGATCGATCCTGCGCTATGTCGGCTCGTGCGACGGCAATATGGAAGAAGGCTCGATGCGCGCCGACGTCAACGTTTCGGTGCGCAAGGTCGGCGAACCCTTCGGCACCCGCACCGAGACCAAGAACGTCAATTCGGTCCGCTTCGTGATGGCTGCGATCGAGGGCGAGGCGAACCGGCAAGTCGACGTGCTCGAAAGCGGCGGGACGATCGTGCAGGAGACCCGGCTCTACGATCCGGACCGGAACGAGACGCGGTCGATGCGCTCCAAGGAGGATGCGCACGACTATCGCTATTTCCCCGATCCCGACCTGCTCCCGCTGGAACTGAGCGAGGAATTCGTCGCACAGTGCCAGGCCGAGATGCCCGAACTGCCCGACGCCAAGCGGGCCCGCTATGAAGGCCCGCTCGGGCTGTCCGCCTATAACGCATCGGTGATCACCGCCGACGTCGAGACCGCGCGCTGGTTCGAGCAGCTGTTGGATGCGACCGGCAAGACCGGCCCCGAGATTGCGAAGCAGGCCAGCAACTGGCTAATCTCCGACCTGTTCGGCGCGCTCAACCGGCTCGGCAAGGATATCGGCGAGAGCCCGGTTTCCCCGAAGCAGGGCGCTGAACTGCTCGGCCTGGTCGCCGACGGCACGCTGTCGGGCACGCTGTCCAAGCAGGTGTTCGAGATCATGCTGGAGACCGGCGAAGATCCCGCGAAGATAGTCGAGGAACGTGGGCTCAAGCAGACCAGCGACACCGGCGAGATCGAGAAGGTGATCGCCGGGATCATCGCCGCCAATGCCGACAAGGTGGAACAATATCATGGTGGCAAGGTCCAGCTGTTCGGCTTCTTCGTCGGCCAGACGATGAAGGCGATGGGCGGCAAGGCCAATCCCGGCGTGGTCAACGAGCTGCTGAAGAAGGCGCTGGGCTGA